The proteins below come from a single Isoptericola dokdonensis DS-3 genomic window:
- a CDS encoding P-loop NTPase, protein MTAPDTPPPHRPARLVAVVGAAGGAGTSVVAAALARAWRRRGPAATLVDLDVPGAGIDVLLGVEDERGSRWSDLADARGTVDGVALLATLPRWGAVPVLSGSRHDPRPPADDVVLDTTTALLRAGERVVLDAPRAPGWTASTRSLLAAADAVALVVPLTVPGVAGAVSTTAQLAAAGAPRPTVVARGPAPGRVDPAGLARALGRPVDVVVGWDPRLAAAVELGAGPAPRRNGRLQRAAAGLAALVDGASHDGRPASAVPPQPVGAP, encoded by the coding sequence ATGACCGCACCGGACACCCCGCCCCCGCACCGCCCCGCCCGGCTCGTCGCCGTCGTGGGCGCCGCCGGCGGTGCCGGCACCAGCGTGGTCGCGGCAGCGCTCGCCCGTGCGTGGCGGCGGCGCGGCCCGGCCGCCACCCTCGTCGACCTCGACGTGCCCGGCGCCGGGATCGACGTGCTGCTCGGCGTCGAGGACGAGCGCGGGTCGCGCTGGTCGGACCTCGCCGACGCCCGCGGCACCGTCGACGGCGTGGCGCTGCTGGCCACCCTGCCCCGCTGGGGCGCCGTGCCCGTGCTGTCGGGCAGCCGACACGACCCGCGCCCACCCGCCGACGACGTCGTCCTCGACACCACGACGGCGCTGCTGCGGGCCGGCGAGCGGGTCGTGCTGGACGCGCCCCGTGCCCCGGGCTGGACCGCCTCGACCCGGTCGCTGCTCGCCGCGGCCGACGCCGTCGCCCTCGTCGTCCCGCTCACCGTGCCGGGGGTCGCGGGAGCGGTCAGCACCACGGCGCAGCTCGCGGCCGCCGGAGCCCCGCGCCCGACGGTCGTGGCGCGCGGCCCCGCCCCGGGGCGCGTCGACCCCGCGGGCCTGGCACGCGCCCTCGGCCGCCCGGTCGACGTCGTCGTCGGCTGGGACCCCCGCCTGGCCGCCGCGGTCGAGCTCGGCGCCGGACCCGCGCCCCGCCGCAACGGCCGGCTGCAGAGGGCCGCGGCGGGGCTCGCGGCCCTCGTGGACGGCGCCTCGCACGACGGTCGACCTGCGTCCGCCGTCCCGCCGCAGCCGGTCGGTGCACCGTGA